In Edaphobacter paludis, a single window of DNA contains:
- a CDS encoding HAD family phosphatase, whose product MLQGESQILKLKLPAGPFKAYLFDCDGTIADSMPLHYIAWRSVLAEWKCEFSEEVFYAWGGMPATEIISTLNQRHGLAMPVEEISRRKEDLYFAALPQLKAVPEVLEHIEDQFGQIPFAVVSGSTKDSVVASLESLKILDRFDTLVCAGDYARSKPDPEPFLMAAERLGVAPECCLVFEDTDMGVQAATAAGMASVKVPAPWERVRFDEPLLSGVRE is encoded by the coding sequence ATGTTGCAGGGAGAGAGCCAGATTTTGAAGCTGAAATTACCAGCGGGACCATTCAAGGCTTATTTGTTCGATTGTGACGGCACCATCGCCGATTCGATGCCGCTTCATTACATTGCCTGGCGAAGCGTGCTTGCAGAGTGGAAGTGCGAGTTCAGTGAGGAGGTCTTCTATGCGTGGGGCGGTATGCCGGCGACGGAGATTATCTCCACTCTGAACCAGCGGCATGGACTGGCGATGCCGGTGGAAGAGATATCGAGGCGCAAAGAGGATCTTTATTTTGCGGCGCTTCCACAACTCAAAGCCGTGCCAGAGGTTCTGGAGCATATTGAAGATCAGTTTGGGCAGATTCCCTTTGCAGTGGTGTCGGGAAGTACGAAGGATTCCGTCGTGGCATCGCTCGAGTCACTGAAGATTCTGGATAGATTCGACACGCTGGTTTGTGCTGGGGATTACGCGAGAAGTAAGCCCGATCCTGAGCCGTTTCTGATGGCTGCCGAGCGGCTGGGAGTGGCGCCCGAATGCTGTCTCGTCTTTGAGGACACGGATATGGGCGTGCAGGCCGCGACTGCTGCTGGCATGGCTTCGGTGAAGGTCCCTGCGCCTTGGGAGAGGGTTCGATTTGATGAGCCATTGCTGAGCGGCGTGCGCGAATAG
- a CDS encoding permease prefix domain 1-containing protein translates to MTKPFHELRERLLEAGIAPRHVRRYLTELTDHLTDLTEEEERAGRSRADAESAALLRLGGIENLAKAMIEQRQFQSWSARAPWATFSVAPLLLLAGAYFVALFILWSGWKMFLPGADTPFGFRPSHTEDSRSTMSIFKSAG, encoded by the coding sequence ATGACGAAGCCATTCCATGAACTTCGCGAGCGCTTGCTGGAGGCTGGCATCGCGCCACGGCATGTACGGCGCTATCTGACCGAACTTACCGATCATCTGACAGACCTGACGGAGGAAGAAGAACGCGCAGGACGCAGCCGAGCAGACGCGGAATCCGCGGCGCTTCTCCGGCTCGGCGGCATCGAGAATCTCGCCAAAGCGATGATCGAGCAGCGCCAGTTCCAATCCTGGTCCGCCCGAGCACCGTGGGCTACGTTTAGTGTCGCTCCGCTCTTGCTTCTGGCCGGGGCCTACTTCGTTGCCCTTTTTATTCTGTGGTCTGGCTGGAAGATGTTTCTACCGGGTGCCGATACGCCTTTCGGTTTTCGCCCAAGCCACACCGAAGATTCGAGATCGACAATGTCTATTTTCAAGTCGGCAGGATGA
- a CDS encoding sorbosone dehydrogenase family protein, with protein MNRPLPSLLPVLAFASIASVLPLSLYAQSPKTLTGQAAFTDYSQEHPGVRRHITVADLPAPAPEESVDNGADMVPRPDNAWPQAPQGFKVELYAQGDFQQPRLILTAPNGDLFVADSAAGKVKVLRGVNSDGKATTTETFASGLDHPFGIAFYPNGPNPKWIYVANTTSVVRFPYKEGDLKATAAPQTIVPVLPGYAQLRGGGHWTRDVVFSKDGERMFISVGSGSNIDDPDTHPREFHRADVLEYTPDGKFVKIYAYGIRNCVGEAINPTTGQLWCSTNERDVLGNNLVPDYITHIEEGGFYGWPYYYIGGHPDPRLAGKHPELKSKVIVPDVLLQPHFASLEMTFYTGKQFPAAYDGDAFAAEHGSWNRSKRAGYEVIRVPMKNGHATGEYEDFLTGFVRADGKVWGRPVGVAVAKDGSLFVSDDGTKSIWHVIYTGK; from the coding sequence ATGAATAGACCGCTTCCCTCTCTTCTTCCAGTGCTTGCGTTCGCCTCCATTGCGTCCGTACTGCCGCTCTCGCTCTACGCTCAGTCCCCCAAGACCCTCACCGGCCAGGCCGCCTTCACCGACTACTCGCAGGAGCACCCCGGCGTCCGCCGCCACATCACTGTCGCCGACCTCCCCGCACCCGCCCCCGAGGAGTCCGTCGATAACGGCGCCGACATGGTTCCCCGCCCCGACAACGCATGGCCCCAGGCTCCCCAGGGGTTCAAGGTCGAACTCTACGCGCAAGGCGATTTCCAGCAACCCCGCCTTATCCTCACCGCCCCTAACGGCGACCTCTTCGTCGCCGACAGCGCCGCCGGTAAGGTCAAAGTCCTTCGCGGCGTCAACTCCGACGGCAAGGCAACCACCACCGAGACCTTCGCCAGCGGGCTCGACCATCCCTTCGGCATCGCCTTCTATCCCAACGGCCCGAATCCCAAGTGGATCTACGTCGCCAATACCACCAGTGTCGTCCGCTTCCCTTACAAAGAAGGCGACCTCAAAGCAACCGCAGCCCCGCAGACCATCGTGCCTGTCCTTCCCGGCTACGCCCAGCTTCGCGGCGGAGGCCACTGGACCCGCGACGTCGTCTTCTCAAAGGATGGTGAGCGAATGTTCATCTCCGTCGGCTCCGGCTCCAACATCGATGATCCTGACACTCATCCCAGGGAGTTCCACCGCGCCGACGTGCTTGAGTACACTCCCGACGGCAAGTTCGTGAAGATCTACGCCTACGGCATCCGCAACTGCGTCGGCGAGGCCATCAACCCCACCACCGGCCAGCTCTGGTGCTCCACCAATGAGCGCGACGTCCTCGGCAACAACCTCGTCCCCGACTACATCACCCACATCGAGGAAGGCGGTTTCTACGGCTGGCCCTACTACTACATCGGCGGCCACCCGGACCCCCGCCTCGCAGGCAAGCACCCCGAACTCAAGTCGAAGGTGATCGTACCCGACGTCCTCCTGCAACCGCACTTCGCCTCGCTGGAGATGACCTTCTACACCGGCAAGCAATTCCCCGCCGCCTACGACGGTGACGCCTTTGCCGCCGAGCACGGGTCATGGAACCGCAGCAAGCGCGCCGGCTACGAAGTCATCCGCGTTCCCATGAAGAACGGCCACGCCACCGGAGAGTACGAAGACTTCCTCACCGGTTTCGTTCGCGCCGACGGCAAGGTCTGGGGTCGCCCCGTTGGAGTGGCGGTGGCCAAGGACGGCTCCCTCTTCGTCTCCGACGACGGCACCAAGAGCATCTGGCACGTCATCTACACCGGCAAGTAA
- a CDS encoding HD domain-containing phosphohydrolase codes for MIQTSSTFLQDSQYLDGSISLSEVISALSFALDLTEGAVQGHALRSCLLGMRIAEEAQLPSNLRSSLYYALLLKDVGCSSNATRLCQIVGGDDRAVKAGVKFEDWTKPHKPSLSTLRLLWSKVLPEAGHAARAARIVRIGVTQHKNNEEMIKLRCDRGASIVTKLGMGRSAAEAVRSLDEHWNGSGYPRRAKGEQIPLLARICAVAQHLDVFFTGRGAEAAIQTLQERSGTWFDPELVRAATSLHRRDALWDNCSANESPEDTRRAALDLDPARRQQLGATQIDLICEAFAEVVDAKSHFTFCHSIGVADAAFAIARKIGLSEDRVQMVRRAALLHDIGKLSVSNSILDKQGKLTEEEWKSVYEHPGLSRRILERVGPLQEVAVIAGEHHEKLDGTGYPNRLRAQDLSLESRIIAVADVYGSLSEDRPYRAALELDQIVSIMGKLIPYKLDSDCFDALLSAVSGQREVVALPSMYSGGHPPVSTQTRPINTARWAV; via the coding sequence ATGATTCAGACGTCCTCGACGTTTTTGCAGGATTCGCAATATTTGGATGGCTCAATTTCTCTGTCGGAGGTGATCTCAGCGCTCTCGTTTGCGCTGGATCTTACGGAGGGAGCAGTGCAGGGCCATGCACTGCGGAGTTGTCTTCTGGGGATGCGGATTGCCGAAGAGGCGCAACTCCCGTCGAACCTGAGAAGCAGTCTCTACTATGCGCTGCTGCTGAAAGACGTGGGTTGCAGCAGCAATGCGACGCGGCTGTGCCAGATCGTCGGGGGAGACGATCGTGCGGTGAAAGCGGGCGTTAAGTTTGAGGACTGGACCAAGCCGCACAAACCCAGTCTGTCGACGCTGCGACTGCTCTGGAGCAAGGTACTTCCCGAAGCTGGCCATGCAGCGAGAGCCGCCCGGATCGTCCGGATCGGCGTGACGCAGCATAAAAACAACGAGGAAATGATCAAGTTGCGCTGTGATCGCGGCGCAAGCATCGTCACCAAGCTTGGCATGGGACGGAGCGCAGCAGAGGCGGTACGGAGCCTGGATGAGCATTGGAACGGCAGCGGCTATCCGCGTCGCGCGAAGGGAGAGCAGATTCCGCTGCTCGCCCGCATCTGCGCGGTCGCGCAACACCTCGATGTGTTCTTCACGGGGAGGGGAGCCGAGGCTGCCATTCAGACGCTTCAGGAACGCAGTGGCACATGGTTTGATCCGGAGCTCGTGAGGGCTGCAACTTCGCTGCATCGCAGAGATGCGCTCTGGGACAACTGCTCTGCGAACGAGAGCCCGGAGGATACGCGGCGGGCGGCGCTCGACCTCGATCCTGCCAGGAGACAGCAGCTGGGAGCGACCCAGATCGATTTGATCTGCGAGGCGTTTGCCGAGGTGGTCGATGCCAAATCGCACTTCACTTTTTGTCACTCCATTGGAGTGGCGGATGCAGCGTTTGCGATTGCCCGGAAGATTGGCCTCTCGGAAGACCGCGTGCAGATGGTGCGACGCGCAGCTCTGCTGCATGACATTGGAAAGCTGAGCGTCTCGAACTCCATCCTCGACAAGCAGGGGAAGCTGACGGAGGAAGAGTGGAAGTCGGTCTATGAACATCCCGGGCTGTCGCGCCGCATTCTGGAACGAGTGGGACCGTTGCAGGAGGTCGCAGTGATTGCGGGCGAGCACCACGAAAAACTGGATGGCACGGGATATCCCAACCGCCTGCGGGCGCAGGACCTCTCCCTGGAATCACGCATCATTGCCGTGGCGGACGTGTACGGTTCGTTATCGGAGGACCGGCCCTATCGCGCTGCGCTCGAACTGGATCAGATCGTCTCGATCATGGGAAAACTGATTCCCTATAAGCTCGATTCGGATTGTTTCGACGCGCTGCTTTCGGCCGTGTCCGGTCAAAGAGAAGTAGTGGCGCTACCCTCCATGTATTCGGGAGGACACCCTCCAGTATCGACTCAGACGCGACCGATCAACACGGCAAGGTGGGCTGTCTAG
- a CDS encoding PadR family transcriptional regulator, translated as MAQRETNPNFMNGVPELLILRLLQQKEMYGYEIVQAIRDRTDAVIAVGEGVVYPVLHALESDGALKSRRRIVSSRSRIYYSVTPAGSRRLADLSRTWTGLTTAIQTMLTGGRHDEAIP; from the coding sequence ATGGCGCAGCGTGAAACCAACCCGAATTTTATGAATGGCGTTCCGGAGCTGCTCATCCTCAGACTGCTCCAGCAGAAAGAGATGTACGGCTATGAGATCGTTCAAGCCATCCGCGACCGCACCGACGCGGTAATCGCAGTCGGGGAAGGCGTCGTCTATCCCGTGCTGCACGCGCTCGAAAGCGATGGCGCACTGAAATCGCGGCGCAGGATTGTCAGTAGCCGCAGCCGAATCTACTATTCCGTGACCCCCGCCGGATCGCGCCGATTGGCCGACCTATCGAGGACCTGGACCGGTCTGACAACCGCAATTCAAACGATGCTAACGGGAGGTCGACATGACGAAGCCATTCCATGA